One window from the genome of Colius striatus isolate bColStr4 unplaced genomic scaffold, bColStr4.1.hap1 scaffold_34, whole genome shotgun sequence encodes:
- the LOC133629203 gene encoding ubiquitin carboxyl-terminal hydrolase 42-like, which yields MAPPERILFPPEKLCMDWQPGQSIGAGLYNMGNTCFLNSVLQCLTHTPPLANYLLSREHSQSCLQQGFCMMCRMEAHANMVLHSSGKVLQPLAFINVLPREQFQRGRQEDAHEFLRSAVDAMQKVCLRGISDLDAASEETTIIHQIFGGQMRSRVTCLSCNAVSDSYEAFLDVPVDIKAASSVTTALKDFVKPEQLDGGNCFHCSRCDKLAAVSKRVTVHRAPRVLTVCLKRFDAVTGRKICKVVGYPERLDLRPYMSEVPAEPLVYSLYAVLVHAGSTCDSGHYFCYTKAGNGQWYKMDDESVNPCDINTVQRQQAYLLFYVRLLREVVDTSSLEVLKARLEWALINLF from the exons ATGGCTCCACCAGAACGGATCCTCTTTCCCCCGGAGAAGCTTTGCATGGACTGGCAGCCAGGACAGAGCATTGGAGCAGGACTCTACAACATGGGCAACACGTGCTTCCTCAACTCCGTGCTGCAGTGCCTGACGCACACCCCGCCTCTGGCCAACTACCTGCTGTCTCGGGAGCACAGCCAGTCCT gTCTTCAGCAAGGTTTCTGCATGATGTGCAGAATGGAAGCCCACGCTAACATGGTCCTGCATTCCTCAGGCAAGGTGCTCCAGCCTTTGGCTTTCATCAATGTCCTTCCAC GAGAACAATTCCAGCGGGGCAGGCAGGAAGATGCCCACGAGTTCCTACGCTCTGCTGTCGATGCCATGCAGAAAGTTTGTCTGAGAGGAATCAGCGA cttgGACGCCGCCTCTGAAGAGACCACCATCATCCATCAAATATTTGGAGGACAGATGAGATCCAGAG TCACATGCTTGAGCTGCAATGCAGTTTCTGATTCCTATGAGGCCTTCCTGGATGTCCCTGTGGATATAAAG GCAGCCTCATCTGTCACCACAGCTCTGAAGGACTTTGTGAAACCAGAGCAGCTGGATGGTGGAAACTGCTTTCACTGTAGCAG GTGTGACAAGCTGGCTGCCGTCTCCAAGAGGGTCACAGTCCATCGTGCACCCAGGGTTCTCACAGTGTGCCTGAAACGCTTTGACGCTGTCACTGGCAGGAAGATCTGCAAG GTTGTGGGGTACCCTGAGCGCTTGGATCTTCGGCCCTACATGTCCGAGGTGCCTGCAGAGCCGCTCGTCTACAGCTTATACGCTGTCCTGGTGCACGCCGGTTCCACGTGTGACTCGGGACACTATTTCTGCTACACAAAG GCTGGCAATGGgcagtggtacaagatggatgATGAGTCTGTGAATCCTTGTGACATCAATACAGTTCAGAGGCAGCAAGCCTATTTACTGTTTTATGTCAG gttgctcagagaagttgtggatacCTCCTCACTGGAGGtgctcaaggccaggttggagtGGGCTTTGATCAACCTCTTCTAG
- the LOC133629204 gene encoding DNA-(apurinic or apyrimidinic site) endonuclease-like, producing the protein MELCRDPAQLRDLYVPPPRPRDTTEDGRRFNFKVTSWNVDGLRAWVKKGGLERVQADAPDVLCLQETKCGAESVPEELRSLGAFPHQHSPSDQPSYSGMGLLSRTKPLAVTYGMGDPELDAEGRVLTAEFPALRVVCIYVPNSGRGLGRLSFRQAWDERFCSFVSQLDRSKPVAICGDLNVAHQPLDLRNPSGNKRSPGFTWEERKAFRELLGAGFLDSFRVFNPSLPNAFTFWTYLSGARVRNVGWRLDYCLWSQRGRKDLCDSRIEQRAQGSDHCPVGIYLALEGIRTLGGRIRLPKRRRKDPRGDGNTREGTETPEGGTEGAEAPPGAVRAVPPLPGQGRIKGSRVLPRRCRGTGFGSGPVRLRPSRNWRPKRFGTGTSESWWTRPLPGGETPRFNPAHRPLRTKTRDDGPGRVSNTGSVRAGVGIPECDCVMCMRGELAARLSK; encoded by the exons ATGGAGCTGTGCCgggaccctgcccagctgcg TGACCTGTATGTCCCTCCCCCCCGGCCCCGGGACACGACGGAAGACGGGCGAAGGTTCAACTTCAAGGTGACGTCGTGGAACGTGGACGGTCTCAGGGCCTGGGTGAAGAAAGGAGGCCTGGAG cGGGTCCAGGCCGATGCCCCCGACGTCCTTTGCCTCCAGGAGACCAAATGTGGGGCCGAGTCGGTGCCAGAGGAGCTGCGGAGCCTCGGGGCCttccctcaccagcacagccccagcgacCAGCCCAGCTACAGCGGcatggggctgctcagcaggacCAAACCCCTGGCTGTCACCTATGGCATGG GTGACCCCGAGCTGGATGCCGAGGGCCGCGTGCTGACGGCCGAGTTCCCTGCCCTGCGCGTCGTCTGCATCTACGTGCCCAACTCCGGGCGAGGCCTGGGCCGCCTGAGCTTCCGGCAGGCCTGGGACGAGCGCTTCTGCTCCTTCGTGTCCCAGCTGGACCGGTCCAAACCGGTCGCCATCTGCGGCGACCTCAACGTCGCCCACCAGCCCTTGGACCTGAGGAACCCGTCGGGGAACAAGAGGAGCCCCGGGTTCAcgtgggaggagaggaaggcgttcagggagctgctgggggcaggCTTCCTCGACAGCTTCCGGGTGTTTAACCCCTCGCTGCCCAACGCCTTCACCTTCTGGACCTACCTGAGCGGGGCCAGGGTCAGGaacgtgggctggaggctggattactgcctgtggtcccagaggggcaggaaggatctGTGCGACAGCAGGATCGAGCAGCGGGCCCAGGGCAGCGACCACTGTCCCGTGGGGATCTACCTGGCGCTGGagggg ATCCGGACGTTAGGCGGAAGGATCCGATTGCCTAAGCGGCGGCGGAAGGACCCGAGAGGTGACGGAAACACCCGAGAGGGGACGGAAACACCCGAGGGGGGGACGGAAGGAGCCGAAGCGCCGCCGGGTGCGGTTCGGGCGGTCCCTCCGTTACCGGGGCAGGGGCGAATCAAGGGCTCCCGGGTCCTCCCCCGACGCTGCCGCGGGACAGGGTTCGGCTCCGGCCCCGTTCGCCTTCGGCCGAGCCGGAACTGGCGACCGAAGCGATTCGGGACCGGGACAAGCGAGTCATGGTGGACGCGGCCACTGCCGGGAGGGGAGACACCGCGCTTTAACCCCGCCCACCGCCCCC tccggacgaagacgcggGACGACGGTCCAGGGCGCGTGAGTAATACGGGATCCGTCCGGGCGGGGGTTGGGATCCCGGAGTGCGACTGTGTGATGTGCAtgagaggagagctggcagccagactctccaagtga
- the LOC133629205 gene encoding DNA-(apurinic or apyrimidinic site) endonuclease-like has product PRDTTEDGRRFNFKVTSWNVDGLRAWVKKGGLERVQADAPDVLCLQETKCGAESVPEELRSLGAFPHQHSPSDRPSYSGMGLLSRTKPLAVTYGMGDPELDAEGRVLTAEFPALRVVCVYVPNSGRGLGRLSFRQAWDERFCSFVSQLDRSKPVAICGDLNVAHQTLDLRNPSGNKRSPGFTREEREAFRELLGAGPRPPLDPVTLP; this is encoded by the exons ccccgggacACGACGGAAGACGGGCGAAGGTTCAACTTCAAGGTGACGTCGTGGAATGTGGACGGTCTCAGGGCCTGGGTGAAGAAAGGAGGCCTGGAG cggGTCCAGGCCGATGCCCCCGACGTCCTTTGCCTCCAGGAGACCAAATGTGGGGCCGAGTCGGTGCCAGAGGAGCTGCGGAGCCTCGGGGCCttccctcaccagcacagccccagcgacCGGCCCAGCTACAGCGGcatggggctgctcagcaggacCAAACCCCTGGCTGTCACCTATGGCATGG GTGACCCCGAGCTGGATGCCGAGGGCCGCGTGCTGACGGCCGAGTTCCCTGCCCTGCGCGTCGTCTGCGTCTACGTGCCCAACTCCGGGCGAGGCCTGGGCCGCCTGAGCTTCCGGCAGGCCTGGGACGAGCGCTTCTGCTCCTTCGTGTCCCAGCTGGACCGGTCCAAACCGGTCGCCATCTGCGGCGACCTCAACGTCGCCCACCAGACCTTGGACCTGAGGAACCCGTCGGGGAACAAGAGGAGCCCCGGGTTCACgcgggaggagagggaggcgttcagggagctgctgggggcggGCCCACGACCTCCCCTTGATCCTGTGACCCTGCCATGA